In Desulfosediminicola ganghwensis, a single window of DNA contains:
- a CDS encoding sigma-54-dependent Fis family transcriptional regulator, with protein sequence MEQPIVNGTILTREQLRGVIEESHKRSESYGVNRDERDLNQHRLSEDELEAKKLANADILSQVKATIKEFYELMSPEDFSVGFADKDGYILLYDGGEAARQNSRNRKFSPGYRWTERDVGTSATSLCLKLQVPIQLNDTDHYCRRAHGFISSAAPIFGHKKTLLGVLCVFGDSSLVHPHTLIMITSAARSIERNMRLLRRNKDMSMYIGFLDSVIEASGTGMITLDKNLRIRKINRQGKKIFRSVNLEGKPISALADFDLDLQSIYKHPAHWKHKECIIKSGRKDLHIIYSAQPVVSAEKKLLGAVIDFAEFSNIQKLVDKISGTKPFFTFDSIIGSSPPFLAAIELARRASNSRSTILLLGETGTGKELFAQAIHNGSEPNGRPFVPINCGAIPGELLESELFGYMEGSFTGAMKGGRPGKFALAKGGTILLDEIGDMPHDMQVKLLRVLQTGEIQPIGANHVIKVDARIIASTHVNLSEAVQTNRFRQDLYYRLNILQIKIPPLRERGARDIHTLANHFLQKAGHKQQLTGDALKALATYHWPGNIRELENTIQRALHVCDARRITAEDLALGINHGNRNVPGGTLAEMERNMISASLKSTDANMAESARRLGISRATLYRKVKLYQIETV encoded by the coding sequence ATGGAACAACCTATAGTCAACGGTACAATACTGACCAGGGAGCAGTTACGCGGAGTCATTGAAGAGTCCCACAAACGCTCAGAGTCTTACGGTGTAAACAGAGACGAAAGAGATCTCAATCAGCACAGGTTATCGGAAGATGAACTGGAAGCCAAAAAATTGGCAAACGCAGATATCCTCAGCCAGGTGAAGGCAACCATCAAGGAATTCTACGAGCTCATGTCGCCTGAGGATTTCAGTGTCGGCTTCGCGGATAAGGATGGATATATTCTCTTATATGATGGCGGTGAAGCAGCACGCCAAAATTCGAGAAATAGAAAATTTTCTCCGGGTTACAGATGGACAGAACGTGATGTCGGCACATCTGCAACGAGCCTTTGCCTGAAATTACAAGTCCCTATCCAGCTCAATGACACGGACCATTATTGCCGCAGGGCCCATGGGTTTATAAGCTCTGCAGCACCCATCTTCGGCCATAAAAAAACGTTGCTGGGTGTGCTTTGCGTGTTCGGTGATTCGAGCCTGGTACATCCACACACCCTGATCATGATAACTTCCGCCGCCCGTTCAATTGAACGCAACATGAGGCTACTGAGGCGCAATAAAGACATGTCGATGTACATCGGGTTTCTGGACAGTGTCATTGAGGCGTCAGGTACCGGAATGATAACCTTGGACAAGAATTTACGGATCAGAAAAATCAACCGCCAGGGCAAAAAAATATTCCGGTCGGTCAACCTTGAAGGGAAACCCATATCAGCTCTGGCCGATTTTGACCTGGACCTGCAATCAATTTACAAGCACCCCGCCCATTGGAAACACAAAGAGTGTATCATCAAGTCAGGGAGAAAAGATCTCCACATCATCTATTCAGCTCAACCAGTTGTATCAGCAGAGAAAAAGCTTCTCGGCGCGGTTATAGATTTTGCCGAGTTCAGCAATATCCAGAAACTGGTAGATAAGATATCCGGAACAAAACCGTTCTTTACCTTCGACTCCATTATAGGTTCTTCACCTCCGTTCCTCGCGGCCATAGAACTTGCCCGACGAGCCTCAAATTCCCGATCAACCATCTTGCTCCTCGGTGAAACCGGGACCGGAAAAGAGCTTTTCGCCCAGGCGATTCACAACGGATCCGAGCCCAATGGCAGGCCCTTTGTCCCCATAAATTGCGGAGCCATCCCAGGCGAGCTTCTGGAGAGCGAACTGTTTGGCTATATGGAAGGATCGTTTACCGGTGCCATGAAGGGAGGCCGCCCGGGGAAGTTCGCCCTCGCGAAAGGCGGGACAATTCTCCTGGATGAGATCGGCGACATGCCCCACGATATGCAGGTCAAGTTGCTCCGTGTCCTGCAGACCGGCGAGATTCAACCTATTGGCGCCAATCATGTCATTAAGGTTGACGCCAGGATTATCGCCTCCACCCACGTAAACCTTTCCGAGGCCGTACAGACCAACAGGTTCAGGCAGGATCTCTACTATCGCCTGAATATTCTCCAGATAAAAATCCCTCCCTTAAGGGAAAGGGGAGCAAGAGATATCCACACACTTGCCAACCATTTCCTGCAAAAAGCTGGACATAAACAACAACTTACTGGAGATGCATTAAAAGCTCTTGCCACCTATCACTGGCCGGGCAATATCCGGGAGTTGGAAAATACAATCCAGAGAGCACTCCATGTCTGCGACGCCAGGCGCATAACAGCCGAGGACCTTGCCCTGGGGATCAATCATGGTAACAGGAACGTACCGGGCGGCACCTTGGCTGAGATGGAGAGAAATATGATTTCCGCCTCACTGAAGAGTACCGATGCGAACATGGCCGAATCGGCCCGGCGGCTCGGAATCTCCCGGGCAACTCTCTACAGAAAGGTCAAACTGTATCAGATAGAAACAGTCTAA
- a CDS encoding NAD(P)/FAD-dependent oxidoreductase: protein MASENVNHNLLTEHLSYRDLFETDGDNQVEKIDIIVIGGGIAGAATALGMVRRGGGKVVMFDEQLPSQRLSRGNFGLTWFMPKGANNPTYALWSRMATMHWPEFAAKLEEESGYDVELEWNGGAMHAIGEEQFNAYGESVKKMTDVCREVGLDYPVRMLDRDEFAAMVPGMRLGDEVSGAMYSAEQGHVNPLCLLGAMRYAFQKRGGVYHGGTSVSAITPKGNGTIELTTSKGKFVAEKLVVAAGHGSTRLLAELGEQLHIYPQRGQLIVTERVKKVLNFPILAVRQTMDGTFMIGLSTEDTAHDVQVTVEAMNSQAKGAIRLFPELADLNWVRGWGAIRVMTPDGSPIYEQLSEHPNIYVLAGHSAVSLAPVMEKQISDWILDRDIAPQISQFSNGRFNV from the coding sequence ATGGCTAGTGAGAACGTAAATCACAATTTATTGACTGAACATCTCTCATACAGGGACCTGTTCGAGACTGATGGGGACAATCAAGTGGAAAAAATTGATATTATCGTTATCGGTGGAGGAATCGCCGGCGCTGCAACAGCCCTGGGCATGGTTCGCCGGGGTGGTGGCAAAGTGGTCATGTTTGATGAACAACTTCCAAGCCAGAGACTTTCGAGAGGTAACTTCGGTCTGACATGGTTCATGCCCAAAGGAGCAAACAACCCGACATACGCCCTGTGGAGCAGGATGGCAACCATGCATTGGCCCGAGTTTGCTGCCAAGCTTGAGGAAGAAAGTGGCTATGACGTTGAGCTGGAGTGGAACGGCGGGGCCATGCACGCCATAGGCGAGGAACAGTTTAATGCCTATGGGGAATCTGTGAAGAAAATGACAGACGTCTGTAGGGAAGTAGGACTTGACTACCCCGTCAGGATGCTCGACAGAGACGAGTTCGCAGCCATGGTTCCGGGCATGCGACTCGGCGACGAAGTTTCGGGAGCAATGTATTCAGCCGAGCAGGGGCATGTAAATCCCCTATGCCTCCTTGGCGCAATGCGTTACGCCTTCCAGAAAAGGGGCGGCGTCTACCATGGGGGGACCTCCGTTTCAGCGATAACCCCGAAAGGAAACGGTACCATTGAGCTCACTACCTCCAAAGGAAAGTTCGTAGCTGAAAAACTGGTCGTTGCGGCAGGCCATGGTTCAACCCGCCTGCTGGCCGAACTCGGAGAACAACTACATATCTACCCCCAGCGTGGCCAATTGATAGTCACCGAGCGAGTAAAGAAGGTACTCAATTTCCCTATTCTTGCCGTACGTCAGACCATGGATGGAACGTTCATGATCGGGCTTTCCACGGAAGACACCGCCCATGATGTCCAGGTAACAGTTGAAGCCATGAACAGCCAGGCCAAAGGAGCAATACGGTTGTTTCCGGAACTCGCTGACCTGAACTGGGTACGGGGCTGGGGTGCCATCCGAGTCATGACCCCTGACGGCTCCCCCATCTATGAGCAACTATCGGAGCATCCGAACATCTATGTTCTGGCCGGACATTCAGCGGTTTCCCTGGCACCGGTTATGGAAAAGCAGATCAGTGACTGGATACTCGACAGGGACATAGCGCCCCAAATTTCTCAATTTAGCAACGGAAGGTTCAATGTTTAA
- a CDS encoding (2Fe-2S)-binding protein — protein sequence MFNQESTVTAKFEIVLDGETIAVPGDMSVAAALLAIGKITTRTSPTAKEPRSPHCLMGICFECLMEIDGVQRQACMTEVHEGMVINRGIKEGEGGK from the coding sequence ATGTTTAATCAAGAATCGACAGTAACTGCCAAATTCGAAATAGTTCTTGACGGTGAGACCATCGCAGTGCCGGGTGACATGAGTGTCGCAGCCGCTCTCCTGGCAATAGGGAAAATCACCACGAGAACCTCACCTACTGCGAAAGAACCCCGTTCGCCGCACTGTCTGATGGGAATCTGCTTTGAGTGCTTGATGGAAATAGACGGGGTTCAGCGACAAGCGTGCATGACTGAAGTCCATGAAGGTATGGTCATTAATCGTGGGATCAAAGAAGGTGAGGGAGGGAAGTGA
- a CDS encoding NAD(P)/FAD-dependent oxidoreductase: MSDHYDAIVIGAGPAGLTASSRLAEMGLKVLTLDEQIRPGGQIYRNVDNASPTNLEKMGEEYRKGLTLTERFRKSGAIYLNNSSVWNVEPQGRVCYSRDGVSERITANYIIIATGAMERPVPIPGWTLPGVMGAGAVNGLAKEAELSPAGKVVLAGSGPLLLLEASLLLEKGIEVEAILETTPQIPTPAILSDVPKALLGTGFLFKGLKMLRDIKKTGVPHYKGIKKLRAIGNETLETVEAECGSEKISFQADMLLLHFGVIPETHIYRMLKCHMQWHEKYRYWQPVTDSWGRTNYEKIFASGDGTGVGGALAAEIKGELSALEVAHCLGIIPTYERDSLAASHRESLLKDSYPRPLIDAFFAFNPANFTFDDDTVLCRCENVTVGDIRTIISQGVTELNEVKAITRCGMGPCQGRMCGPVLGEIVAAELDARVPEAGLLTIRPPLKQIPLGELAAMDIVADGVDPANLFKNQSK; the protein is encoded by the coding sequence ATGAGTGATCATTATGATGCTATCGTGATTGGGGCAGGTCCTGCAGGTCTCACAGCAAGCTCCCGCCTGGCTGAAATGGGACTGAAGGTGCTGACCCTCGATGAACAGATCAGGCCAGGAGGGCAGATCTACCGCAACGTGGATAATGCCTCCCCCACAAATCTGGAAAAAATGGGCGAGGAGTACCGAAAAGGTCTCACCCTCACGGAGAGATTCCGAAAAAGCGGTGCTATCTACCTCAATAACAGTTCAGTATGGAACGTGGAACCTCAGGGCAGAGTCTGCTATTCCAGGGATGGTGTATCTGAACGAATCACAGCTAATTACATCATCATCGCAACCGGCGCCATGGAACGGCCGGTGCCGATCCCGGGATGGACACTTCCCGGTGTAATGGGGGCTGGAGCCGTCAACGGTCTTGCCAAGGAAGCTGAGCTATCCCCAGCAGGCAAGGTGGTTCTGGCAGGCAGCGGCCCATTGCTGTTGCTGGAAGCGTCTCTGCTCTTGGAAAAAGGTATTGAGGTCGAAGCAATCCTTGAAACAACGCCCCAAATTCCGACACCGGCAATTTTGAGCGATGTTCCCAAGGCCCTGCTCGGAACAGGTTTTCTGTTCAAGGGATTGAAAATGCTGAGGGATATCAAGAAAACAGGTGTCCCTCATTATAAAGGTATAAAAAAACTGAGAGCCATCGGCAACGAGACTCTTGAAACGGTTGAGGCGGAATGCGGCTCTGAAAAAATATCTTTCCAGGCTGACATGCTCCTGCTTCACTTTGGTGTAATTCCCGAGACACATATTTACAGAATGCTCAAATGCCATATGCAATGGCATGAAAAATACCGGTACTGGCAGCCTGTAACCGACAGCTGGGGACGGACCAACTACGAAAAAATCTTTGCCTCCGGCGATGGTACCGGCGTCGGGGGTGCCCTTGCGGCCGAAATCAAAGGTGAGTTATCTGCCCTTGAAGTAGCTCATTGCCTGGGAATAATTCCGACTTACGAGCGGGACAGCCTGGCTGCATCACACCGGGAATCGCTGTTAAAAGACAGCTATCCCAGACCGCTTATTGACGCATTCTTTGCGTTTAATCCGGCGAACTTCACTTTCGATGATGATACCGTTCTCTGCCGATGCGAAAACGTAACCGTCGGAGATATCAGGACCATCATATCCCAGGGGGTGACCGAACTCAATGAAGTGAAAGCGATCACCAGATGCGGCATGGGGCCCTGCCAGGGACGCATGTGCGGGCCGGTGCTCGGTGAGATCGTGGCCGCCGAACTTGACGCCCGGGTTCCCGAAGCGGGGCTTCTTACCATACGGCCACCGCTCAAGCAGATTCCCCTGGGGGAACTGGCAGCAATGGACATAGTCGCCGATGGAGTTGACCCTGCAAACCTGTTTAAGAACCAGAGTAAATAA
- a CDS encoding RidA family protein produces MSAIKRIETSERMSKIVIHNRTVYLCGQVGHSSDDPVSIGCQTENMLARVDALLAEAGSSRNSILSATIYLRDMKDFAEMNKVWDRWTPEGHAPARACVEARMARPDLLVEISVIAALEE; encoded by the coding sequence ATGAGTGCTATAAAGCGGATCGAGACTTCCGAACGAATGAGCAAAATTGTTATTCATAACCGAACTGTATACCTTTGCGGCCAGGTTGGTCACAGTTCTGACGACCCTGTTTCAATAGGTTGCCAGACCGAAAACATGCTCGCCAGAGTGGACGCCCTGCTAGCGGAAGCCGGCAGCAGCAGGAACTCTATTTTATCAGCTACGATCTACCTCCGCGACATGAAGGATTTTGCCGAGATGAACAAGGTATGGGACCGCTGGACCCCCGAGGGCCATGCCCCGGCAAGGGCCTGTGTCGAGGCCAGAATGGCACGACCCGATCTGTTGGTTGAGATATCCGTTATTGCCGCTCTTGAGGAGTAA